The following proteins come from a genomic window of Parambassis ranga chromosome 4, fParRan2.1, whole genome shotgun sequence:
- the cachd1 gene encoding VWFA and cache domain-containing protein 1, with amino-acid sequence MARRTGDKPLLFTPRTRVAFLDKHLRFHGGLLAFSWSFVVICTALSCGYCRAEEFSILEEAQVLAEQMKKLSTHELGVFTMQRIFNSFVYTEKTSNGETEVQQLAKKIREKFNRYLDVVNRNKQVVEASYTAHLTSPLTAIQDCCSIPASMMEFDGNFNTNVSKTICCDRLSPTVNSRAFNPGRDLNSVLADNLKSNPGIKWQYFSSEEGIFTVFPAHKFHCKGNYEHRSRPVYVAAVRPQSKHIVVMVDHGASVTDTQLQIARDSALVILNAVDEHDKISILSVAETVRFCSLDQCYKSLLSPATSETKRKMSTFISNIKASDGATQHAAGFQKAFQLLRNTSSLSRQSTTTDMVIIYLSSGITSRESSEQEKRATLSVVREENRHLNNSVMILTYALMNEGVTGLKELAFLRDLAEQNSVKYGVDRAFDRDRSIMASSSGLAGASTNPVVKGSMMVLNQLSNLETTVGRFYINLPNRMIDLARFSLPYSDPMGDGFIMTVSRPCYFGNLLLGVVGVDVNLAYILEDVTYYQDSLASYTFLIDNKGYTLMHPSLTRPYLMTEPPLHTDIIHYENIPGFPAVRQNILSLPLGSQVIAVPVNSSLSWHTNRLRDNSKDAYNVSYAWKLVQDTSFILCIVYVQPEIPVKQLKNLNTAPSSKLLYHRLDLLGQPSSCLHFKQLATVESPTVMLAAGSFSSPYEHLSQPETKRMVEHYTAYLSDNTRLIANPGLKSSVRNEVMATSHVTDEWMTLMEMSSLNCYIVRRYIATPSGVLRIYPGSLMDKAFDPTRRQWYQHAVANPGLITFTGPYLDVGGAGYVVTISHTIHASSSQMAPGYAVAVMGIDFTLRYFYKVLLDLLPICNQDKGNKIRCFIMEDRGYLVAHPTLIDPKGHAPAEQQHITHKEPLVANDILNHPNFVKKNLCNSFSDRTVQRFYKFNTSIVGDLTNLVHGSHCSKYRLTRIPGTNAFAGIVNETCDSLAFCACSTVDRLCLNCHRMEQNECECPCECPLEVNECTGNLTNSENRNPSCEVHQEPVSLNVIDPSLHDSLPQCINTRCSQRYTSSDCFGVLDCEWCMVDSDGKTHLDKPYCALQKECFGGIVGAKSPYADGLGLMDEEVASLNMIKSAPVGPVAGGIMGCIMVLVLAVYAYRHQIHRRSHQHMSPLAAQEMSVRMSNLENERDERDEDSHEDRGIISNTRFIAAVIERHTHTPERRRRYWGRSGTESDHGYSTMSPQEDSENPPGNNDPLSAGVDVGNHDDDLDLDTPPQTAALLSHKFHPYRHTHTHHHPLHTHTHHLQAAVTVHSVDAEC; translated from the exons AGGATTTTCAACTCGTTTGTGTACACCGAGAAGACATCAAACGGAGAGACAGAAGTGCAGCAG ttgGCCAAGAAGATTCGGGAGAAGTTTAACCGCTACTTGGATGTGGTGAACAGGAACAAACAGGTGGTGGAGGCTTCGTACACCGCCCACCTCACCTCTCCGCTCACAGCGATACAGGACTGCTGCTCCATACCAGCGTCTATGATGGA gtTTGATGGAAACTTCAATACCAACGTCTCCAAGACCATCTGCTGCGACAGACTTTCCCCCACCGTCAACAGCCGAGCTTTCAACCCTGGACGAGACCTCAACTCAG TGCTGGCAGACAACCTGAAGTCCAACCCGGGCATAAAGTGGCAGTACTTCAGCTCAGAGGAGGGAATCTTCACCGTCTTTCCTGCTCACAAGTTTCACTGTAAAGGAAACTACGAGCACCGCAGCAG GCCTGTGTACGTCGCTGCGGTGCGTCCACAGTCGAAACACATTGTGGTGATGGTTGATCATGGAGCCTCTGTTACTGACACCCAGCTTCAGATCGCCAGGGACTCAGCACTGGTCATCCTCAATGCCGTAGATGAACACGACAAG atctccatcctgTCCGTTGCAGAAACCGTTCGTTTCTGTTCTCTGGACCAGTGCTATAAGAGTCTTTTGTCTCCAGCCACCAGCGAGACCAAAAGAAAGATGAGCACCTTCATCTCCAACATCAAGGCCTCTGATGGGGCGACACAGCATGCGGCGGGCTTCCAGAAGGCCTTCCAGCTGCTCCGCAAcaccagcagcctcagcagacaGAGCACCA CCACAGACATGGTGATCATCTACCTGTCGTCCGGGATCACGTCTCGAGAGTCATCAGAGCAGGAGAAGAGAGCCACGCTCAGTGTGGTCAGAGAGGAGAACCGACACCTCAACAACTCCGTCATGATCCTCACCTATGCTCTCATGAATG AGGGAGTTACAGGCCTGAAGGAGCTGGCCTTCCTGAGGGACCTTGCAGAGCAGAATTCAGTGAAATACGGCGTCGACCGGGCGTTCGACAGAGACcgctccatcatggcgtcctcgTCCGGATTGGCGGGAGCATCTACAAATCCGGTGGTGAAGGGAAGCATGATGGTGCTGAACCAGCTGAGCAACCTGGAGACAACGGTGGGGCGCTTTTACATCAACCTGCCCAATCGTATGATCGACCTGGCACGCTTCAGCCTGCCCTACTCTGACCCGATGGGAGATG GTTTTATTATGACTGTGAGCCGGCCGTGTTATTTTGGTAACCTGCTCCTGGGTGTGGTCGGTGTGGACGTCAACCTGGCCTACATCTTGGAGGATGTCACCTACTACCAAGACTCTCTGGCTTCCTATACCTTCCTCATCGACAACAAAG GTTACACACTGATGCACCCATCGCTGACACGGCCTTACCTGATGACAGAGCCTCCCCTGCACACAGATATCATCCACTACGAGAACATCCCAGGATTCCCTGCAGTCCGACAGAACATCCTGAG CCTCCCTTTGGGAAGTCAGGTCATTGCTGTGCCGGTGaactcctctctgtcctggcacACTAACCGACTCAGGGACAACAGCAAAGATGCCTACAATGTCAGCTACGCCTGGAAACTG GTTCAGGACACGTCCTTCATCCTGTGCATTGTTTACGTGCAGCCAGAGATCCCAGTGAAGCAGCTGAAGAACCTGAACACAGCTCCCAGCTCCAAGCTGCTGTACCATCGTttagacctgctgggtcagccCAGCTCCTGCCTGCACTTCAAACAGCTCGCCACTGTCG AGTCCCCCACAGTCATGTTGGCAGCAGGAAGTTTCTCCTCTCCGTATGAGCACCTCAGTCAGCCAGAAACGAAGCGTATGGTGGAGCACTACACTGCCTACCTGAGTGATAACACCAGGCTCATAGCCAACCCAGGCCTCAAG TCCTCTGTCAGGAACGAGGTTATGGCGACCAGTCACGTCACGGATGAGTGGATGACACTAATGGAAATGAGTAGCCTCAACTGCTACATTGTGCGCCGTTACATAGCAACGCCCAGTGGGGTGCTCCGGATTTACCCAGGATCACTGATGGACAAAGCCTTCGACCCGACCCGTAGACAATG GTACCAGCACGCTGTGGCTAACCCGGGCCTCATCACCTTCACGGGGCCGTATCTGGATGTGGGCGGGGCAGGATATGTTGTCACCATCAGCCACACCATCCACGCCTCCAG CTCTCAGATGGCTCCTGGGTACGCTGTTGCTGTGATGGGTATAGACTTCACTCTTCGCTACTTCTATAAGGTCCTACTGGACCTGCTACCCATCTGCAACCAGGACAAAGGCAACAAGATCAG GTGCTTTATAATGGAGGACAGGGGCTACCTGGTTGCTCATCCTACCCTCATTGACCCCAAAGGTCATGCCCCTGCAGAGCAACAGCACATCACgcacaag GAACCGCTGGTGGCCAACGACATCCTCAACCACCCCAACTTCGTCAAGAAAAACCTGTGTAATAGTTTCAGCGACCGCACCGTGCAGCGCTTCTACAAGTTTAACACAAGCATAGTG GGGGATCTCACCAACCTGGTCCACGGTAGCCATTGCTCCAAGTACCGCCTGACCAGAATCCCCGGCACCAACGCCTTCGCTGGTATTGTTAACGAGACATGTGACTCTCTGGCGTTCTGCGCCTGCAGCACAGTGGACCGGCTCTGCCTCAATTGCCACAG AATGGAGCAGAATGAGTGTGAGTGTCCATGTGAGTGCCCTCTGGAGGTCAATGAGTGTACAGGCAACCTCACCAACTCTGAGAACAG GAATCCCAGCTGTGAGGTCCATCAAGAACCAGTAAGCCTGAACGTGATTGATCCCAGTCTGCATGACAGCTTGCCCCAGTGTATCAACACCCGCTGTAGTCAGAGATACActagcag TGACTGTTTCGGCGTGTTGGACTGCGAGTGGTGCATGGTGGACAGCGATGGTAAGACTCACCTTGACAAGCCGTACTGTGCCCTGCAGAAGGAGTGTTTCGGGGGCATCGTTGGCGCCAAGAGTCCCTATGCTGACGGCCTGGGACTTATGG ATGAGGAGGTGGCGTCTTTGAACATGATCAAGAGTGCCCCCGTGGGTCCAGTCGCTGGGGGCATTATGGGATGCATCATGGTGCTGGTGCTGGCTGTGTACGCATACAGGCATCAGATCCACAGGCGCTCACATCAGCACATGTCGCCGCTGGCTGCACAGG AAATGTCAGTGAGAATGTCCAACCTTGAGaatgagagagatgagagggaTGAGGACAGTCATGAGGACAGAGGAATCA TCAGTAATACCAGATTTATAGCAGCAGTGATCGAgcgacacactcacactcctgAGCGGAGACGGAGGTACTGGGGCCGATCCGGGACAGAGAGTGACCACG GCTACAGCACCATGAGTCCACAGGAGGACAGCGAGAACCCACCTGGAAACAACGACCCTCTCTCGGCCGGTGTTGACGTCGGTAACCATGACGACGACCTAGACCTGGACACGCCTCCGCAGACGGCCGCCTTGCTCAGCCACAAGTTCCACCCTTAccgacacacgcacacacaccaccacccgTTGCACACGCATACGCACCACCTGCAGGCCGCAGTGACCGTGCACAGtgtggacgcagagtgctga